The sequence below is a genomic window from bacterium.
CCAGGTCCCGGTAGATGGTCCGCTCGGTCACCTCGAAGCGCTCGGCGAGGCCCTCGGTGGTCGGATCGCTCCCGGAGCGCACCAGCCGATCAATTTCCAACAGACGCCGCAGGGCGGTCTTGTTCAGGGGTCTGGGCGGCATGGGTCGGTTCCGTTAAACGTCGAGTCCATTCTGTTCCCGTTCCTGCAGGCTGTCGAACTCGGCCATGATGTCGGGGGCCGTCCGCGCGCCGATGCGGTTCGCCCCGGCCTCGAAAAAGCGCGCCGCGTCGTCCAGGGTCCGGATGCCCCCCGCGGCCTTGACGTCCAGCTCCGAGCCGATGACCTCCCGGATCAGCCGCACGTCGGCGAGCTTCGTGGGTCCGTGGAAACCGGTGGAGGTCTTCACGTAGTCCACGCCGGCCTCGAGGCAGAGCTCCGCCGCCCGGGCCTTCTGGTTATTGGTCAAAAGCGGCGTCTCGATGATTATTTTTAAGACCCGCGATCCGGCCACCGCCTTGAGGCGTCGCAGCTCCTCGAGGACCCGCCCGCTCCGCCCGGCGCGCAGGAGCCCCAGGCTCATCACGGCGTCCAGCTCGTCGGCCCCCTGGGCGATGAGCCTCCCGGCCTCGGCCTCCTTCTCGGACACGGACCGGGTGCCGAGGGGGAAGTCCACCACCCCGCAGAGGTCGAGCGCGGAGCCGCGGTCGTCAATCCGGGCGCGCGCCTCGGCCATGTGGCGCGGCAGGACGCACACCGCCTTGATCCCCGCCAGAGCGCACCGGTCCAGGTAACAGGCGAGCTCGACCGAGGTGACGGCGGGGTCCAGGGCGGCGCCGTCCAGGGCCCAGGCCAGGGCTTTTCGGCCGATGCGGCCGATGAACCCCCAACCCGGCCTCTCTGTCTCGCGGACCTCAGGCGCGGCGCTAACTCTTCCCGTCGGCGGACTGCTCGTCTTCATCGGCGGCCGGTTCCTCGGCGGCGGATTCCTTCGGCTTCCCGTCCTTCTCCACCTCGCCCACGTAGTTCAGGTGGAGCTCGGTGAGCATGTTCTTCAACAGCTTGTCCTCGCCCTCGGTGAGGTTGCCCCGGGTCTTGTGGGCGATGGTATCCAAGAGGTCAATGGAGGCGCGGGCGGCAGCCAGGTCGCGCTCCACCTCGCCCGTCTCCGGGTGGGCCAGCTTGCCCATCTGAATCAACGCCGACTGGAAGAGGCTGTACACCAGCCCGAGGAAGTTGGCGTCGTGTCTGTCCGAGTCCTGGGTCATGCGGTCCTCCCGCGGATGGAGGCAAATGGTTCGACGAGGGGAGTCCTGAGCGAGTATCGGCGTTACGCCGGCGCTGTCACG
It includes:
- the deoC gene encoding deoxyribose-phosphate aldolase → MKTSSPPTGRVSAAPEVRETERPGWGFIGRIGRKALAWALDGAALDPAVTSVELACYLDRCALAGIKAVCVLPRHMAEARARIDDRGSALDLCGVVDFPLGTRSVSEKEAEAGRLIAQGADELDAVMSLGLLRAGRSGRVLEELRRLKAVAGSRVLKIIIETPLLTNNQKARAAELCLEAGVDYVKTSTGFHGPTKLADVRLIREVIGSELDVKAAGGIRTLDDAARFFEAGANRIGARTAPDIMAEFDSLQEREQNGLDV
- a CDS encoding DUF1844 domain-containing protein, whose amino-acid sequence is MTQDSDRHDANFLGLVYSLFQSALIQMGKLAHPETGEVERDLAAARASIDLLDTIAHKTRGNLTEGEDKLLKNMLTELHLNYVGEVEKDGKPKESAAEEPAADEDEQSADGKS